Part of the Pelorhabdus rhamnosifermentans genome, TAGCCTTCAGCCAACAAAACATATTGGCTAAAGGCTATTTTCACTTTCTTATCCACTATCATTTCATAACTCAACCGATTTTGGCTACATGCAGCACAGGATACCCTTTGTCGCCGAGTTTCTTTGTCAATAATTCAACATCAGGGACATCGGCACGAATAATCTGCTGAGCTTGATGATCAGGCCCCGGCAAAGCCACCATACTATCAATGCTAATATCGAGTTCTTTAAAGACACCTGTAATTTCATGAAGCATGCCAATTCGATCGGCCCCGCCAAGAGTAATGCGCGTTTTGCCTTCAGCTAACCCCATGACATCCACAAAGCATTTAAAAATATCTGTCTCCGTAATAATCCCTACGACAGCCCCATTCACATCGACAACAACAAGACCGCCGATTTTTTCTTTGTACATCATAAGGGCGGCTTCTTCAATGGTAGCATCGGCACAAATGGTAAGTACTTTTTTCTTCATAATGTCACGCAGTAATATCTTGTCTAAAAGATAATTGGCTTCGTGCTTAGCAAGCGTCGTAGCGGGTGAAGGTGATACTTCCCT contains:
- a CDS encoding CBS and ACT domain-containing protein — encoded protein: MFVATRMTENPVTVTPDTSVTEAKNMMQKNKFRRLPIVQDGKLLGIVTDRDLREVSPSPATTLAKHEANYLLDKILLRDIMKKKVLTICADATIEEAALMMYKEKIGGLVVVDVNGAVVGIITETDIFKCFVDVMGLAEGKTRITLGGADRIGMLHEITGVFKELDISIDSMVALPGPDHQAQQIIRADVPDVELLTKKLGDKGYPVLHVAKIG